The Besnoitia besnoiti strain Bb-Ger1 chromosome IV, whole genome shotgun sequence genome contains a region encoding:
- a CDS encoding hypothetical protein (encoded by transcript BESB_054970): protein MSRLLAQARIDRQRATEVRVHALHEHLKAIARVDINAQSNRRVEALRRERQHREEQAEIEMDAMITQHEQDEYRKKRLAELEELIATELQRQQAETIRAETRRRRICDESEELRELKEKLQMAKVNKERAAQLIEQQMRLVEEDEIQTAIDAQVEAARLHVLEEEKRLYVEQLEQARAAKDMQRQQMYERKEARKREAIAEYNNDRAQVEDIVRQVLAQENEDLRMQAGKREEERKQIQESLRQKALWHQQQKEASALEDAKIQEYADLKAARDRQLDQEREEREEEKRRVLKELSRQKLEREAKEKEYQQLLDDLHLDEKEELERRKEAAERQKKQDDKEAMLRAFDAQMAEKERRRREAQAQEQQYRQDLLAHLAEQNRLEQMNEQKRRMKLQEHMRQVEKLIEERREMFEAERAEEREARQRLVAEEEEKQAVVEQERQRLLREHAELMAFLPKGTLKKPSELNLIHEAAEEHRRLRHM from the exons ATGAGCCGGCTACTCGCGCAAGCGCGCATCGATCGCCAGCGCGCGACTGAGGTTCGAGTGCACGCATTGCATGAGCACCTCAAAGCAATCGCACGCGTCGATATAAACGCCCAAAGCAACCGACGTGTCGAGGCATTACGAAGGGAACGCCAGCACAGGGAGGAGCAGGCCGAGATCGAGATGGACGCTATGATTACGCAGCACGAGCAGGACGAGTACCGCAAAAAGCGGCTGGCTGAGCTTGAGGAACTGATTGCCACAGAGCTCCAGCGTCAGCAGGCGGAGACCATCAGGGCCGAgacccgccgccgacgcatTTGTGATGAAAGTGAAGAGCTCAGGGAGTTGAAAGAAAAGCTTCAGATGGCTAAGGTGAATAAGGAAAGAGCCGCTCAGCTCATCGAACAGCAAATGCGCTT GGTTGAAGAAGATGAGATTCAAACCGCCATAGATGCTCAGGTCGAGgctgctcgcctccacgtgctagaagaagaaaaacgactCTACGTGGAGCAACTGGagcaggcccgcgccgctAAGGATATGCAACGCCAGCAAATGTACGAACGAAaggaagcgagaaaacgcgaggCTATCGCGGAATACAACAACGATAGAGCTCAG GTAGAAGACATCGTCAGACAAGTTCTCGCTCAGGAAAACGAGGACCTTCGGATGCAGGCCGGAAAACGGGAAGAGGAGCGGAAACAAATCCAAGAATCTCTGCGCCAGAAGGCGCTATGGCACCAACAGCAGAAAGAAGCATCAGCACTTGAGGATGCGAAAATTCAG GAGTATGCTGATTTAAAAGCGGCCCGTGATAGACAGCTGGAccaggagcgcgaagaaagggAGGAGGAAAAACGTCGCGTCCTCAAAGAGTTATCACGACAGAAGCTAGAGCGGGAGGCAAAGGAGAAGGAGTATCAGCAGCTTCTGGACGACCTCCACCTtgacgagaaagaagagctggagcggcggaaggaggcagcggagcgtCAGAAAAA GCAGGACGACAAGGAAGCAATGCTTCGCGCTTTTGATGCCCAGATGGCAGAGAAGGAACGGCGACGTCGCGAAGCGCAGGCTCAAGAGCAGCAGTACCGCCAGGACCTCTTGGCGCACCTTGCAGAACAAAACCGGCTGGAGCAGATGAACGAACAGAAAAGGCGCATGAAGCTGCAGGAACACATGCGTCAG GTGGAGAAGCTGATCGAAGAAAGACGGGAAATGTTtgaggcagagagagccgaAGAAAGGGAAGCTAGACAGCGACTGGttgccgaagaagaagagaagcaagCAGTAGTTGAGCAAGAGCGGCAGCGTCTCTTACGGGAGCATGCCGAGCTCATGGCGTTCTTACCGAAGGGGACCTTGAAGAAACCTTCAGAGCTCAATCTAATTCATGAAGCGGCCGAAGAAcatcgccgccttcggcacATGTAA